From Syntrophorhabdaceae bacterium, a single genomic window includes:
- a CDS encoding ribonuclease HII, with the protein MKCLLAGLVGGIDEAGRGPLAGPVVSSCVVWQYMPRDTKGVIDSKLLGEPDRVRLFSWILENASRVGIGMASHEEIDRINILRASLLSMERALIATGVMPALILVDGNHSLNDHPQAKAVVKGDRKCFYIASASIIAKVVRDRIMDAYHLVYPQYDFNKHKGYPTKGHKLAIARHGVSPIHRKTFRGVREYCAE; encoded by the coding sequence ATGAAGTGTCTGCTTGCAGGTCTTGTAGGCGGGATAGATGAGGCCGGGAGAGGGCCTCTCGCCGGACCTGTTGTTTCTTCCTGTGTTGTCTGGCAGTATATGCCCCGGGATACAAAAGGCGTCATTGATTCCAAGCTGTTAGGCGAGCCGGACAGGGTGCGTCTATTTTCGTGGATCCTGGAGAATGCCTCACGTGTGGGCATAGGCATGGCGAGCCATGAAGAGATCGACCGGATAAACATCCTCAGGGCAAGCCTTCTTTCCATGGAGAGAGCCCTTATCGCCACGGGTGTCATGCCAGCGCTCATTCTCGTAGACGGAAATCACAGCCTCAATGACCATCCCCAGGCAAAAGCCGTGGTCAAGGGTGATAGAAAGTGTTTTTACATCGCCTCTGCATCGATCATTGCAAAAGTAGTAAGAGACCGGATTATGGATGCCTACCACCTGGTCTATCCTCAATATGATTTCAACAAGCATAAAGGTTATCCTACAAAGGGCCATAAACTGGCCATTGCGAGGCACGGCGTCTCTCCGATTCACCGCAAGACCTTTCGAGGCGTGAGAGAGTATTGTGCTGAATAA
- a CDS encoding YraN family protein, whose translation MLNKKEIGAEGEGLAVKALKKQGYKIIEKNYRTRFGEIDIIAEEKGYLVFIEVKRRSFASFGASLDAVDEKKKDHMIRAAAYYLKDRRCFNRKVRFDVVGIDDDRLKIVRHAFIVEEDSRT comes from the coding sequence GTGCTGAATAAGAAAGAAATAGGCGCCGAGGGCGAAGGCCTGGCCGTAAAAGCTCTGAAAAAGCAGGGCTACAAGATCATCGAGAAGAACTATCGAACAAGGTTCGGCGAGATCGATATCATCGCCGAGGAAAAGGGGTACCTGGTATTCATCGAGGTGAAGCGCCGCAGTTTCGCCTCTTTCGGAGCCTCCCTCGACGCCGTCGATGAAAAGAAGAAAGATCATATGATTCGAGCCGCCGCCTACTACCTCAAGGATCGTAGGTGCTTCAACAGAAAAGTGCGCTTTGACGTAGTAGGTATTGACGACGACAGGTTGAAAATTGTGCGCCATGCGTTTATAGTAGAAGAGGATTCCCGAACATGA
- the larB gene encoding nickel pincer cofactor biosynthesis protein LarB, protein MIDEKVMRLLRSVEEGKVSVNDAYKALQDMPYEDLSHTKVDHHRVMRKGLQEVIFGQGKALNQIIDIVASMRKRNQDVLATRIDKKAGGVLKKRFPAGTYHEAARCFAIMKRSTKKLGKGMILVISAGTSDIPVAEEAYVTSVFFGNETEKLYDVGVAGIHRLFGNLDVVKKAKVIIVAAGMEGALPSIVGGIVGVPVLAVPTSVGYGASFGGLTALLAMLNSCSTVSVFNIDNGFGAAYFATLINRL, encoded by the coding sequence ATGATCGACGAGAAGGTGATGAGATTGCTCAGGTCTGTAGAAGAGGGGAAGGTGTCCGTAAACGACGCCTACAAAGCCCTTCAGGACATGCCATATGAAGATTTGAGCCATACCAAGGTGGATCACCACAGGGTCATGAGAAAAGGTCTTCAGGAAGTCATATTTGGCCAGGGCAAGGCACTCAACCAGATTATCGACATCGTTGCGTCCATGCGCAAGAGAAACCAGGATGTGCTCGCGACCCGTATCGATAAGAAGGCCGGTGGGGTCCTCAAAAAGAGATTTCCAGCCGGTACCTATCATGAAGCGGCGCGGTGTTTCGCTATTATGAAACGGTCGACAAAAAAATTGGGCAAAGGGATGATTCTCGTTATATCGGCCGGCACGAGCGACATCCCCGTAGCTGAAGAGGCTTACGTGACGTCGGTGTTCTTCGGGAATGAGACAGAGAAGCTCTATGACGTGGGCGTGGCAGGCATTCACCGGCTCTTCGGAAATCTTGACGTCGTGAAGAAAGCCAAAGTGATCATCGTGGCTGCCGGCATGGAAGGTGCCCTGCCATCCATTGTGGGCGGTATCGTAGGAGTGCCGGTTCTCGCGGTGCCTACAAGCGTTGGCTACGGCGCGAGCTTCGGAGGACTTACCGCCCTTCTCGCCATGCTCAATTCGTGTTCCACCGTTTCTGTTTTCAATATCGACAATGGTTTCGGTGCTGCATACTTTGCAACCTTGATAAACAGACTATGA
- the larC gene encoding nickel pincer cofactor biosynthesis protein LarC has product MKILVIDPIFGISGDMMISAMIDAGMPFQEVQDMLRKIPKPLPAMAPERLTQGVIDGVHLAIGKSELHLTIGEMQQIISKIDVEEKIKQDAQSMLDIILDAESKIHGIRRDELHLHELSHVDTLIDLLCVAKGMNYFKIEKVYCGAVPCGRGTIATAHGIIPNPPPVTLEILSGHAIVLYDEPLELTTPTGATIVRHYAKDKNASPPFVVERIGYGLGTYKTAKPDALRIFIGSVETALSDEHVFVVECDLDDMETEYMGAAADRIRASGALDVLYFPVHMKKGRPGIRVCATVSSEKLEDVIENIFQETSTFGVRVAREGRRILRRKETTVETSYGPIRVKNGFDAQGRLVKTHIEFEDIKKIADEKGLPYRLLLDSVRLEIGHRNRS; this is encoded by the coding sequence ATGAAAATATTGGTTATTGATCCCATTTTCGGCATAAGCGGCGACATGATGATTAGTGCCATGATCGACGCCGGGATGCCCTTTCAAGAGGTTCAGGACATGCTCAGGAAGATACCGAAGCCCCTGCCGGCCATGGCTCCCGAACGACTGACGCAGGGGGTGATCGACGGTGTCCATCTTGCCATCGGCAAAAGCGAGCTCCATCTCACCATAGGTGAGATGCAACAGATAATCAGTAAGATCGATGTGGAAGAGAAGATAAAACAGGACGCTCAGTCCATGCTCGATATTATCCTCGACGCCGAATCCAAGATACACGGCATACGACGAGACGAGCTCCATCTCCACGAGCTCTCCCACGTGGACACGCTCATAGACCTTCTATGCGTGGCCAAGGGAATGAACTATTTCAAAATAGAAAAGGTATATTGCGGGGCCGTGCCCTGTGGCAGAGGCACCATCGCCACGGCCCACGGGATCATCCCGAACCCACCGCCGGTCACCCTTGAGATACTCTCGGGCCATGCTATAGTCCTCTATGATGAACCTCTCGAACTGACGACCCCTACGGGTGCGACGATAGTGAGACACTACGCGAAAGACAAAAATGCGTCCCCGCCTTTCGTCGTCGAGAGAATCGGTTACGGCCTCGGGACATACAAGACGGCGAAACCGGACGCGCTCAGGATATTTATCGGCTCAGTTGAGACGGCGTTGTCGGACGAGCACGTGTTCGTCGTTGAATGCGATCTCGATGATATGGAGACCGAGTATATGGGGGCAGCTGCGGACAGGATACGCGCAAGTGGAGCCCTTGATGTGCTCTATTTCCCGGTCCATATGAAAAAGGGAAGACCCGGCATACGCGTTTGCGCGACAGTCTCCTCTGAAAAACTTGAAGACGTTATCGAGAACATCTTTCAGGAGACCTCCACATTCGGCGTGAGAGTCGCGCGCGAAGGCCGCCGTATTCTGAGAAGGAAAGAAACAACCGTTGAGACCTCCTACGGACCGATTCGCGTTAAGAACGGTTTTGACGCTCAGGGGAGACTCGTGAAAACCCACATCGAATTCGAAGACATAAAGAAGATTGCCGACGAAAAAGGTCTTCCGTACAGGCTCCTCCTCGATTCGGTGAGGTTAGAGATAGGACACCGGAACAGATCATAG
- a CDS encoding response regulator, with protein sequence MNETMKVLVTDDDPELLLLAIAVLTRGGYEVLQAETGRECLEILRREQPDLVLLDVMLPDASGTEICRQIKAEERLRDTFVILTSGVRISSDYQAEGLNSGADGYIVKPISNRELLARVQSMERIKRAENALREKEREQKKLIANLQEALAEIKTLRGFIPICASCKKIRDDEGYWDQLEAYFTRHTNAMFTHCICPECAEKFRDEMKNAAK encoded by the coding sequence GTGAATGAAACGATGAAAGTGCTCGTAACGGACGACGACCCGGAGCTCCTCCTTTTGGCGATCGCGGTTTTGACAAGGGGGGGATATGAGGTGCTTCAAGCTGAAACAGGGCGCGAATGTCTTGAAATTCTTCGGCGTGAGCAACCCGATCTCGTCTTGCTCGACGTGATGCTTCCCGACGCCTCGGGTACTGAGATATGTAGACAGATTAAGGCAGAGGAGAGGTTACGAGACACGTTTGTCATTCTTACGTCGGGGGTCCGGATCTCTTCCGACTACCAGGCGGAGGGCTTGAACAGCGGGGCTGACGGTTATATCGTCAAACCCATTTCCAATAGGGAGCTTCTCGCCAGGGTACAGTCCATGGAACGGATCAAACGGGCAGAGAACGCTCTCAGAGAAAAAGAAAGAGAGCAGAAGAAACTGATCGCAAATTTACAGGAAGCTCTCGCGGAGATAAAGACCCTGAGAGGATTCATACCAATCTGCGCCTCCTGCAAAAAAATACGAGACGATGAGGGTTACTGGGACCAGCTGGAGGCCTATTTCACCAGGCATACCAACGCAATGTTTACCCACTGCATTTGCCCGGAATGCGCGGAGAAATTCCGCGACGAAATGAAGAACGCGGCAAAATAG
- a CDS encoding DUF721 domain-containing protein: MAFVPLRGALRKVLKDYNIKDLEEIKIFSSWEEIVGEKTASHARPANVSNRVLYVEVDDPLWLSQLKYMKVDIITKIDRNIKEGLFKDLRFFLKNRS; encoded by the coding sequence ATGGCTTTTGTCCCCTTGAGAGGCGCCCTCAGAAAAGTTCTCAAAGACTACAACATCAAGGATCTGGAAGAGATCAAGATCTTCAGCTCCTGGGAGGAAATCGTGGGAGAAAAAACGGCAAGCCACGCGCGGCCCGCCAACGTGAGCAACCGAGTCCTCTATGTTGAAGTCGACGATCCCCTCTGGCTTTCCCAGCTAAAATATATGAAGGTCGATATCATCACAAAGATCGATAGAAATATCAAAGAAGGTCTGTTCAAGGACCTGCGGTTCTTTCTTAAGAACAGATCGTAA